Proteins co-encoded in one Psychromonas sp. L1A2 genomic window:
- a CDS encoding GFA family protein, whose amino-acid sequence MNNIKKVQGTCHCEAVQFEIESDFMELTTCDCSICIRKNALMVKVHESAMHIIVGKDYLTTYQFHTNTAEHYFCKICGIYPFHRKRVTPDYFGVNVFCLKELDLKGIALKDIPVRSTVGAGMK is encoded by the coding sequence GTGAATAATATAAAAAAAGTTCAAGGAACTTGCCATTGTGAAGCCGTTCAGTTTGAAATTGAAAGCGACTTTATGGAGCTGACGACATGCGATTGTTCTATTTGTATCAGAAAAAATGCGTTAATGGTAAAAGTACATGAAAGTGCGATGCATATTATTGTAGGAAAGGACTATCTAACCACCTATCAATTCCATACCAATACCGCAGAACATTACTTTTGTAAGATCTGTGGTATCTACCCTTTTCACCGTAAGCGCGTTACACCTGATTATTTTGGCGTGAATGTATTTTGCTTAAAAGAGCTTGATTTAAAGGGTATCGCTTTAAAAGATATTCCAGTTCGCTCTACCGTGGGCGCAGGAATGAAGTGA
- a CDS encoding M14 family metallopeptidase: MRITANFDAGNIEVINLEDKKDIQLAIRPDFGGEFFQWFNFRIDGEVGEQYILNILNAGEASYLEGWDNYQAVASYDRQHWFRLPTFYKDGKLTIVADMDCETIQIAYFAPYSYERHQDLLAAVQMHPLVSLEHLGETLDKRDLTLVKIGDGDANKRNIWITARQHPGETMAEWLVDGLMHSLLDSDNATGKLLLDKANFYIVPNMNPDGSVRGHLRTNAAGVNLNREWLNPSIEKSPEVFHVINKMKEVGVDLFYDVHGDEALPFVFLAGSQGTPSYNDRLAKLRDRFSEVFKLASADFQSEFGYDVDAPGEANMTVATNWVAEHFDCVANTLEMPFKDNDNVPDPTMGWSPERSVKLGEASLVAMLAVVDDLR, from the coding sequence ATGCGTATCACTGCTAATTTCGATGCAGGTAATATTGAAGTTATAAATCTAGAAGATAAAAAAGACATTCAATTGGCTATTCGTCCAGACTTTGGCGGGGAGTTTTTTCAATGGTTTAACTTTCGTATCGACGGTGAAGTAGGCGAACAATATATTCTTAATATTCTTAATGCAGGTGAAGCATCTTATCTTGAAGGTTGGGACAACTATCAAGCCGTGGCTTCTTATGATCGCCAGCATTGGTTTCGCCTACCAACATTCTATAAAGATGGAAAGCTAACTATTGTTGCAGATATGGATTGTGAAACTATCCAAATTGCTTACTTTGCGCCTTACAGTTACGAACGCCATCAAGATTTGCTTGCTGCCGTACAAATGCACCCGTTAGTGAGTCTTGAACATTTAGGTGAAACGTTAGATAAACGTGATTTAACGTTAGTCAAAATTGGTGATGGTGATGCTAATAAACGTAATATATGGATCACTGCACGTCAGCACCCTGGTGAGACAATGGCGGAATGGCTAGTTGATGGTTTAATGCATAGTTTGTTAGACAGCGATAATGCGACGGGTAAATTACTCTTAGATAAAGCAAACTTCTATATCGTTCCTAACATGAATCCAGATGGTAGTGTGCGCGGTCATCTACGTACCAATGCCGCAGGTGTCAACTTAAATCGAGAATGGTTAAACCCAAGCATCGAAAAAAGCCCTGAGGTATTTCATGTTATTAATAAAATGAAAGAAGTAGGCGTTGATCTCTTTTATGATGTGCATGGTGATGAAGCATTACCTTTTGTCTTTTTAGCAGGATCGCAAGGCACACCGAGTTATAACGATCGTTTAGCTAAATTACGTGATCGATTCTCTGAGGTATTTAAATTAGCCAGTGCAGATTTCCAATCTGAGTTTGGTTATGACGTTGATGCACCGGGTGAAGCGAATATGACGGTCGCGACAAACTGGGTTGCTGAGCACTTCGATTGCGTTGCTAATACATTAGAAATGCCTTTTAAAGATAACGACAATGTACCAGATCCAACAATGGGGTGGTCACCAGAGCGCTCAGTTAAATTAGGTGAAGCATCACTCGTTGCTATGTTAGCGGTTGTTGACGACCTACGTTAG